From a region of the Eretmochelys imbricata isolate rEreImb1 chromosome 6, rEreImb1.hap1, whole genome shotgun sequence genome:
- the PRR14 gene encoding proline-rich protein 14 isoform X3, which yields MEHPVARGALAGGCTRLSASERNIRRQRLIVYRPSTENQSSPAPRGPEEKAPPLCWLPRGRARSPQARRQSERLQGRRQRLQQGVPQWGQGAELWLVASPMERARHRVSQRGASSSAHLDTPSLPGHPLPGKALLPAGSPTPGSDWTPRQQEPTMDRPSPEEQRSPVCQRPENKAPASCWLPQGTAGSESERLQGKRWLLRQGAPQQSRGPGASPSISQQGKELVTSPMERAQQRVLTVALEECPMAADASLQQEDLLMLLPPSTVDQLTASSSSSDQWERCPQPADPAPQEAEPSGSLLPSSSSAWPPPICSLLRPRATVPNLRHWGIAPLFQSVKSKLETFADIFLSPAKPRLRPPPSPCPDEGEGGGQPAELPRPEEEPAQSRSGPSQQGAHSSRQGVNIEVKIAISEPAERRGPGEAKDDGDGDSIVSRRPPICQWRLSPEDPSQPRLGRSYSCPDFPWAMPSPLPASAPCPPRRRRHTVCSLEVSRELLRGHPSPPVLPCLRKEVFPFPSPASRHLLSPVVCMTRCDEAHSSCPGPPHHEEPATALLCPRDGSQCPEQGDRGHGITTGGILLSHTDAKCSQEETTGKVSRFRIRKTPAKQQANLTPMGLPRPVRLNKKEFSLEEIYTNKNYRTPTEKRTFETIFEEPRERNGALVLTSQRKLKRTMEFQDSSLPRKQRRARPRGRLAGRAPGGRRAPPQHPNLEELLRQRLAELDALFEADGD from the exons ACCCTCCACTGAAAATCagagctcccctgccccccgggggCCTGAGGAGAAGGCTCCCCCGCTGTGCTGGCTGCCCCGGGGCAGGGCCAGGTCTCCTCAGGCAAGGCGCCAGTCGGAGAGACTGCAGGGCAGACGGCAGCGGCTGCAGCAGGGGGTGCCCCAGTGGGGCCAGGGggcggagctgtggctggtggccTCGCCCATGGAGAGAGCCCGGCACAGG GTCTCCCAAAGGGGCGCATCCTCCTCAGCTCATCTggacaccccctccctccctggacaCCCCCTCCCTGGGAAAGCCTtgctgccagctgggagcccTACGCCTGGTTCAGATTGGACCCCTAGGCAGCAGGAGCCCACCATGGACAG ACCCTCCCCTGAGGAGCAAAGGTCTCCCGTCTGCCAGAGGCCTGAGAATAAGGCCCCTGCATCGTGCTGGCTGCCCCAGGGCACGGCTGGGTCTGAGTCAGAGCGGCTGCAGGGCAAGCGATGGCTGCTGCGGCAGGGGGCACCGCAGCAGAGCCGGGGGCCGGGGGCATCTCCCTCCATCTCCCAGCAGGGGAAGGAGCTGGTGACGTCGCCCATGGAGAGGGCCCAGCAGCGCGTCCTGACTGTGGCACTGGAGGAGTGCCCCATGgcagca GATGCCAGCCTGCAGCAGGAAGATCTGCTGATGCTGTTGCCTCCTAGCAC GGTTGATCAGCTGACAGCATCTTCCTCTTCCTCAGACCAGTGGGAGCGCTGCCCACAGCCAG CAGATCCTGCCCCACAAGAAGCTGAGCCATCTGGCAGCCtcctgccttcctcctcctccgcctGGCCTCCCCCGATCTGTTCGCTGCTGCGCCCCCGGGCCACAGTCCCCAACTTGCGGCACTGGGGCATCGCCCCGCTCTTCCAGAGTGTCAAATCCAAGCTGGAGACCTTTGCTGACATCTTCCTGAGCCCGGCCAAGCCGCGCCTGCGCCCCCCACCATCTCCCTGTCCGGACGAGGGAGAAGGTGGGGGGCAGCCGGCGGAGCTCCCCCGCCCCGAGGAGGAGCCAGCTCAGAGTCGGAGTGGGCcgagccagcagggggcacacaGCTCACGCCAGGGGGTGAACATCGAGGTCAAAATTGCCATCTCAGAGCCAGCAGAGAGGAGGGGCCCTGGCGAGGCCAAAGATGACGGGGACGGGGACAGCATTGTGAGCCGCAGACCCCCCATCTGCCAGTGGCGCCTGAGCCCTGAGGACCCCAGCCAGCCCCGCCTGGGTCGCAGCTACTCCTGCCCTGACTTCCCCTGGGCCATGCCGTCCCCATTGCCAGCGTCCGCCCCCTGCCCACCGCGCCGTCGCCGTCACACGGTCTGCAGCCTGGAGGTGTCGCGGGAGTTGCTGCGGGGCCACCCCTCGCCCCCCGTCCTGCCCTGCCTGCGCAAGGaggtcttccccttcccctccccagcctcccgCCACCTGCTCAGCCCAGTGGTGTGCATGACCCGCTGCGACGAGGCCCATTCCTCCTGCCCGGGGCCACCCCACCACGAGGagcctgccactgccctgctttgccccag GGACGGCTCCCAGTGCCCGGAGCAGGGGGACAGGGGCCATGGCATCACCACGGGTGGGATTCTGCTGTCACACACAGATGCCAAG TGCTCCCAGGAAGAAACCACAGGGAAAGTGTCCCGCTTCCGCATCCGCAAGACCCCAGCCAAACAGCAAGCCAACCTCACGCCAATGGGCCTGCCCCGGCCAGTCAG GTTGAACAAGAAGGAGTTCAGTTTGGAGGAGATCTACACCAATAAGAACTACCGCACTCCCACCGAGAAGCG GACCTTCGAGACTATCTTCGAGGAGCCTCGGGAGCGGAACGGGGCACTGGTGCTTACCAGCCAGCGCAAGCTGAAGCGCACCATGGAGTTCCAGGACAGCAGCCTGCCCCGCAAACAGCGCCGTGCCCGGCCCCGGGGGAGGCTGGCAGGGCGAGCGCCAGGTGGGCGCCGGGCCCCACCCCAACACCCCAACCTGGAGGAACTGCTGCGCCAGCGCCTAGCCGAGCTGGACGCCCTGTTTGAAGCTGATGGggactag
- the PRR14 gene encoding proline-rich protein 14 isoform X2, with amino-acid sequence MEHPVARGALAGGCTRLSASERNIRRQRLIVYRPSTENQSSPAPRGPEEKAPPLCWLPRGRARSPQARRQSERLQGRRQRLQQGVPQWGQGAELWLVASPMERARHRVLAIALEECLATKGGAVSQRGASSSAHLDTPSLPGHPLPGKALLPAGSPTPGSDWTPRQQEPTMDRPSPEEQRSPVCQRPENKAPASCWLPQGTAGSESERLQGKRWLLRQGAPQQSRGPGASPSISQQGKELVTSPMERAQQRVLTVALEECPMAADASLQQEDLLMLLPPSTVDQLTASSSSSDQWERCPQPDPAPQEAEPSGSLLPSSSSAWPPPICSLLRPRATVPNLRHWGIAPLFQSVKSKLETFADIFLSPAKPRLRPPPSPCPDEGEGGGQPAELPRPEEEPAQSRSGPSQQGAHSSRQGVNIEVKIAISEPAERRGPGEAKDDGDGDSIVSRRPPICQWRLSPEDPSQPRLGRSYSCPDFPWAMPSPLPASAPCPPRRRRHTVCSLEVSRELLRGHPSPPVLPCLRKEVFPFPSPASRHLLSPVVCMTRCDEAHSSCPGPPHHEEPATALLCPRDGSQCPEQGDRGHGITTGGILLSHTDAKCSQEETTGKVSRFRIRKTPAKQQANLTPMGLPRPVRLNKKEFSLEEIYTNKNYRTPTEKRTFETIFEEPRERNGALVLTSQRKLKRTMEFQDSSLPRKQRRARPRGRLAGRAPGGRRAPPQHPNLEELLRQRLAELDALFEADGD; translated from the exons ACCCTCCACTGAAAATCagagctcccctgccccccgggggCCTGAGGAGAAGGCTCCCCCGCTGTGCTGGCTGCCCCGGGGCAGGGCCAGGTCTCCTCAGGCAAGGCGCCAGTCGGAGAGACTGCAGGGCAGACGGCAGCGGCTGCAGCAGGGGGTGCCCCAGTGGGGCCAGGGggcggagctgtggctggtggccTCGCCCATGGAGAGAGCCCGGCACAGGGTACTGGCCATTGCCCTGGAGGAGTGTCTTGCCACCAAAGGAGGGGCT GTCTCCCAAAGGGGCGCATCCTCCTCAGCTCATCTggacaccccctccctccctggacaCCCCCTCCCTGGGAAAGCCTtgctgccagctgggagcccTACGCCTGGTTCAGATTGGACCCCTAGGCAGCAGGAGCCCACCATGGACAG ACCCTCCCCTGAGGAGCAAAGGTCTCCCGTCTGCCAGAGGCCTGAGAATAAGGCCCCTGCATCGTGCTGGCTGCCCCAGGGCACGGCTGGGTCTGAGTCAGAGCGGCTGCAGGGCAAGCGATGGCTGCTGCGGCAGGGGGCACCGCAGCAGAGCCGGGGGCCGGGGGCATCTCCCTCCATCTCCCAGCAGGGGAAGGAGCTGGTGACGTCGCCCATGGAGAGGGCCCAGCAGCGCGTCCTGACTGTGGCACTGGAGGAGTGCCCCATGgcagca GATGCCAGCCTGCAGCAGGAAGATCTGCTGATGCTGTTGCCTCCTAGCAC GGTTGATCAGCTGACAGCATCTTCCTCTTCCTCAGACCAGTGGGAGCGCTGCCCACAGCCAG ATCCTGCCCCACAAGAAGCTGAGCCATCTGGCAGCCtcctgccttcctcctcctccgcctGGCCTCCCCCGATCTGTTCGCTGCTGCGCCCCCGGGCCACAGTCCCCAACTTGCGGCACTGGGGCATCGCCCCGCTCTTCCAGAGTGTCAAATCCAAGCTGGAGACCTTTGCTGACATCTTCCTGAGCCCGGCCAAGCCGCGCCTGCGCCCCCCACCATCTCCCTGTCCGGACGAGGGAGAAGGTGGGGGGCAGCCGGCGGAGCTCCCCCGCCCCGAGGAGGAGCCAGCTCAGAGTCGGAGTGGGCcgagccagcagggggcacacaGCTCACGCCAGGGGGTGAACATCGAGGTCAAAATTGCCATCTCAGAGCCAGCAGAGAGGAGGGGCCCTGGCGAGGCCAAAGATGACGGGGACGGGGACAGCATTGTGAGCCGCAGACCCCCCATCTGCCAGTGGCGCCTGAGCCCTGAGGACCCCAGCCAGCCCCGCCTGGGTCGCAGCTACTCCTGCCCTGACTTCCCCTGGGCCATGCCGTCCCCATTGCCAGCGTCCGCCCCCTGCCCACCGCGCCGTCGCCGTCACACGGTCTGCAGCCTGGAGGTGTCGCGGGAGTTGCTGCGGGGCCACCCCTCGCCCCCCGTCCTGCCCTGCCTGCGCAAGGaggtcttccccttcccctccccagcctcccgCCACCTGCTCAGCCCAGTGGTGTGCATGACCCGCTGCGACGAGGCCCATTCCTCCTGCCCGGGGCCACCCCACCACGAGGagcctgccactgccctgctttgccccag GGACGGCTCCCAGTGCCCGGAGCAGGGGGACAGGGGCCATGGCATCACCACGGGTGGGATTCTGCTGTCACACACAGATGCCAAG TGCTCCCAGGAAGAAACCACAGGGAAAGTGTCCCGCTTCCGCATCCGCAAGACCCCAGCCAAACAGCAAGCCAACCTCACGCCAATGGGCCTGCCCCGGCCAGTCAG GTTGAACAAGAAGGAGTTCAGTTTGGAGGAGATCTACACCAATAAGAACTACCGCACTCCCACCGAGAAGCG GACCTTCGAGACTATCTTCGAGGAGCCTCGGGAGCGGAACGGGGCACTGGTGCTTACCAGCCAGCGCAAGCTGAAGCGCACCATGGAGTTCCAGGACAGCAGCCTGCCCCGCAAACAGCGCCGTGCCCGGCCCCGGGGGAGGCTGGCAGGGCGAGCGCCAGGTGGGCGCCGGGCCCCACCCCAACACCCCAACCTGGAGGAACTGCTGCGCCAGCGCCTAGCCGAGCTGGACGCCCTGTTTGAAGCTGATGGggactag
- the PRR14 gene encoding proline-rich protein 14 isoform X1 has protein sequence MEHPVARGALAGGCTRLSASERNIRRQRLIVYRPSTENQSSPAPRGPEEKAPPLCWLPRGRARSPQARRQSERLQGRRQRLQQGVPQWGQGAELWLVASPMERARHRVLAIALEECLATKGGAVSQRGASSSAHLDTPSLPGHPLPGKALLPAGSPTPGSDWTPRQQEPTMDRPSPEEQRSPVCQRPENKAPASCWLPQGTAGSESERLQGKRWLLRQGAPQQSRGPGASPSISQQGKELVTSPMERAQQRVLTVALEECPMAADASLQQEDLLMLLPPSTVDQLTASSSSSDQWERCPQPADPAPQEAEPSGSLLPSSSSAWPPPICSLLRPRATVPNLRHWGIAPLFQSVKSKLETFADIFLSPAKPRLRPPPSPCPDEGEGGGQPAELPRPEEEPAQSRSGPSQQGAHSSRQGVNIEVKIAISEPAERRGPGEAKDDGDGDSIVSRRPPICQWRLSPEDPSQPRLGRSYSCPDFPWAMPSPLPASAPCPPRRRRHTVCSLEVSRELLRGHPSPPVLPCLRKEVFPFPSPASRHLLSPVVCMTRCDEAHSSCPGPPHHEEPATALLCPRDGSQCPEQGDRGHGITTGGILLSHTDAKCSQEETTGKVSRFRIRKTPAKQQANLTPMGLPRPVRLNKKEFSLEEIYTNKNYRTPTEKRTFETIFEEPRERNGALVLTSQRKLKRTMEFQDSSLPRKQRRARPRGRLAGRAPGGRRAPPQHPNLEELLRQRLAELDALFEADGD, from the exons ACCCTCCACTGAAAATCagagctcccctgccccccgggggCCTGAGGAGAAGGCTCCCCCGCTGTGCTGGCTGCCCCGGGGCAGGGCCAGGTCTCCTCAGGCAAGGCGCCAGTCGGAGAGACTGCAGGGCAGACGGCAGCGGCTGCAGCAGGGGGTGCCCCAGTGGGGCCAGGGggcggagctgtggctggtggccTCGCCCATGGAGAGAGCCCGGCACAGGGTACTGGCCATTGCCCTGGAGGAGTGTCTTGCCACCAAAGGAGGGGCT GTCTCCCAAAGGGGCGCATCCTCCTCAGCTCATCTggacaccccctccctccctggacaCCCCCTCCCTGGGAAAGCCTtgctgccagctgggagcccTACGCCTGGTTCAGATTGGACCCCTAGGCAGCAGGAGCCCACCATGGACAG ACCCTCCCCTGAGGAGCAAAGGTCTCCCGTCTGCCAGAGGCCTGAGAATAAGGCCCCTGCATCGTGCTGGCTGCCCCAGGGCACGGCTGGGTCTGAGTCAGAGCGGCTGCAGGGCAAGCGATGGCTGCTGCGGCAGGGGGCACCGCAGCAGAGCCGGGGGCCGGGGGCATCTCCCTCCATCTCCCAGCAGGGGAAGGAGCTGGTGACGTCGCCCATGGAGAGGGCCCAGCAGCGCGTCCTGACTGTGGCACTGGAGGAGTGCCCCATGgcagca GATGCCAGCCTGCAGCAGGAAGATCTGCTGATGCTGTTGCCTCCTAGCAC GGTTGATCAGCTGACAGCATCTTCCTCTTCCTCAGACCAGTGGGAGCGCTGCCCACAGCCAG CAGATCCTGCCCCACAAGAAGCTGAGCCATCTGGCAGCCtcctgccttcctcctcctccgcctGGCCTCCCCCGATCTGTTCGCTGCTGCGCCCCCGGGCCACAGTCCCCAACTTGCGGCACTGGGGCATCGCCCCGCTCTTCCAGAGTGTCAAATCCAAGCTGGAGACCTTTGCTGACATCTTCCTGAGCCCGGCCAAGCCGCGCCTGCGCCCCCCACCATCTCCCTGTCCGGACGAGGGAGAAGGTGGGGGGCAGCCGGCGGAGCTCCCCCGCCCCGAGGAGGAGCCAGCTCAGAGTCGGAGTGGGCcgagccagcagggggcacacaGCTCACGCCAGGGGGTGAACATCGAGGTCAAAATTGCCATCTCAGAGCCAGCAGAGAGGAGGGGCCCTGGCGAGGCCAAAGATGACGGGGACGGGGACAGCATTGTGAGCCGCAGACCCCCCATCTGCCAGTGGCGCCTGAGCCCTGAGGACCCCAGCCAGCCCCGCCTGGGTCGCAGCTACTCCTGCCCTGACTTCCCCTGGGCCATGCCGTCCCCATTGCCAGCGTCCGCCCCCTGCCCACCGCGCCGTCGCCGTCACACGGTCTGCAGCCTGGAGGTGTCGCGGGAGTTGCTGCGGGGCCACCCCTCGCCCCCCGTCCTGCCCTGCCTGCGCAAGGaggtcttccccttcccctccccagcctcccgCCACCTGCTCAGCCCAGTGGTGTGCATGACCCGCTGCGACGAGGCCCATTCCTCCTGCCCGGGGCCACCCCACCACGAGGagcctgccactgccctgctttgccccag GGACGGCTCCCAGTGCCCGGAGCAGGGGGACAGGGGCCATGGCATCACCACGGGTGGGATTCTGCTGTCACACACAGATGCCAAG TGCTCCCAGGAAGAAACCACAGGGAAAGTGTCCCGCTTCCGCATCCGCAAGACCCCAGCCAAACAGCAAGCCAACCTCACGCCAATGGGCCTGCCCCGGCCAGTCAG GTTGAACAAGAAGGAGTTCAGTTTGGAGGAGATCTACACCAATAAGAACTACCGCACTCCCACCGAGAAGCG GACCTTCGAGACTATCTTCGAGGAGCCTCGGGAGCGGAACGGGGCACTGGTGCTTACCAGCCAGCGCAAGCTGAAGCGCACCATGGAGTTCCAGGACAGCAGCCTGCCCCGCAAACAGCGCCGTGCCCGGCCCCGGGGGAGGCTGGCAGGGCGAGCGCCAGGTGGGCGCCGGGCCCCACCCCAACACCCCAACCTGGAGGAACTGCTGCGCCAGCGCCTAGCCGAGCTGGACGCCCTGTTTGAAGCTGATGGggactag
- the PRR14 gene encoding proline-rich protein 14 isoform X4 yields MEHPVARGALAGGCTRLSASERNIRRQRLIVYRPSTENQSSPAPRGPEEKAPPLCWLPRGRARSPQARRQSERLQGRRQRLQQGVPQWGQGAELWLVASPMERARHRVLAIALEECLATKGGAVSQRGASSSAHLDTPSLPGHPLPGKALLPAGSPTPGSDWTPRQQEPTMDRPSPEEQRSPVCQRPENKAPASCWLPQGTAGSESERLQGKRWLLRQGAPQQSRGPGASPSISQQGKELVTSPMERAQQRVLTVALEECPMAADASLQQEDLLMLLPPSTVDQLTASSSSSDQWERCPQPADPAPQEAEPSGSLLPSSSSAWPPPICSLLRPRATVPNLRHWGIAPLFQSVKSKLETFADIFLSPAKPRLRPPPSPCPDEGEGGGQPAELPRPEEEPAQSRSGPSQQGAHSSRQGVNIEVKIAISEPAERRGPGEAKDDGDGDSIVSRRPPICQWRLSPEDPSQPRLGRSYSCPDFPWAMPSPLPASAPCPPRRRRHTVCSLEVSRELLRGHPSPPVLPCLRKEVFPFPSPASRHLLSPVVCMTRCDEAHSSCPGPPHHEEPATALLCPRDGSQCPEQGDRGHGITTGGILLSHTDAKCSQEETTGKVSRFRIRKTPAKQQANLTPMGLPRPVRTFETIFEEPRERNGALVLTSQRKLKRTMEFQDSSLPRKQRRARPRGRLAGRAPGGRRAPPQHPNLEELLRQRLAELDALFEADGD; encoded by the exons ACCCTCCACTGAAAATCagagctcccctgccccccgggggCCTGAGGAGAAGGCTCCCCCGCTGTGCTGGCTGCCCCGGGGCAGGGCCAGGTCTCCTCAGGCAAGGCGCCAGTCGGAGAGACTGCAGGGCAGACGGCAGCGGCTGCAGCAGGGGGTGCCCCAGTGGGGCCAGGGggcggagctgtggctggtggccTCGCCCATGGAGAGAGCCCGGCACAGGGTACTGGCCATTGCCCTGGAGGAGTGTCTTGCCACCAAAGGAGGGGCT GTCTCCCAAAGGGGCGCATCCTCCTCAGCTCATCTggacaccccctccctccctggacaCCCCCTCCCTGGGAAAGCCTtgctgccagctgggagcccTACGCCTGGTTCAGATTGGACCCCTAGGCAGCAGGAGCCCACCATGGACAG ACCCTCCCCTGAGGAGCAAAGGTCTCCCGTCTGCCAGAGGCCTGAGAATAAGGCCCCTGCATCGTGCTGGCTGCCCCAGGGCACGGCTGGGTCTGAGTCAGAGCGGCTGCAGGGCAAGCGATGGCTGCTGCGGCAGGGGGCACCGCAGCAGAGCCGGGGGCCGGGGGCATCTCCCTCCATCTCCCAGCAGGGGAAGGAGCTGGTGACGTCGCCCATGGAGAGGGCCCAGCAGCGCGTCCTGACTGTGGCACTGGAGGAGTGCCCCATGgcagca GATGCCAGCCTGCAGCAGGAAGATCTGCTGATGCTGTTGCCTCCTAGCAC GGTTGATCAGCTGACAGCATCTTCCTCTTCCTCAGACCAGTGGGAGCGCTGCCCACAGCCAG CAGATCCTGCCCCACAAGAAGCTGAGCCATCTGGCAGCCtcctgccttcctcctcctccgcctGGCCTCCCCCGATCTGTTCGCTGCTGCGCCCCCGGGCCACAGTCCCCAACTTGCGGCACTGGGGCATCGCCCCGCTCTTCCAGAGTGTCAAATCCAAGCTGGAGACCTTTGCTGACATCTTCCTGAGCCCGGCCAAGCCGCGCCTGCGCCCCCCACCATCTCCCTGTCCGGACGAGGGAGAAGGTGGGGGGCAGCCGGCGGAGCTCCCCCGCCCCGAGGAGGAGCCAGCTCAGAGTCGGAGTGGGCcgagccagcagggggcacacaGCTCACGCCAGGGGGTGAACATCGAGGTCAAAATTGCCATCTCAGAGCCAGCAGAGAGGAGGGGCCCTGGCGAGGCCAAAGATGACGGGGACGGGGACAGCATTGTGAGCCGCAGACCCCCCATCTGCCAGTGGCGCCTGAGCCCTGAGGACCCCAGCCAGCCCCGCCTGGGTCGCAGCTACTCCTGCCCTGACTTCCCCTGGGCCATGCCGTCCCCATTGCCAGCGTCCGCCCCCTGCCCACCGCGCCGTCGCCGTCACACGGTCTGCAGCCTGGAGGTGTCGCGGGAGTTGCTGCGGGGCCACCCCTCGCCCCCCGTCCTGCCCTGCCTGCGCAAGGaggtcttccccttcccctccccagcctcccgCCACCTGCTCAGCCCAGTGGTGTGCATGACCCGCTGCGACGAGGCCCATTCCTCCTGCCCGGGGCCACCCCACCACGAGGagcctgccactgccctgctttgccccag GGACGGCTCCCAGTGCCCGGAGCAGGGGGACAGGGGCCATGGCATCACCACGGGTGGGATTCTGCTGTCACACACAGATGCCAAG TGCTCCCAGGAAGAAACCACAGGGAAAGTGTCCCGCTTCCGCATCCGCAAGACCCCAGCCAAACAGCAAGCCAACCTCACGCCAATGGGCCTGCCCCGGCCAGTCAG GACCTTCGAGACTATCTTCGAGGAGCCTCGGGAGCGGAACGGGGCACTGGTGCTTACCAGCCAGCGCAAGCTGAAGCGCACCATGGAGTTCCAGGACAGCAGCCTGCCCCGCAAACAGCGCCGTGCCCGGCCCCGGGGGAGGCTGGCAGGGCGAGCGCCAGGTGGGCGCCGGGCCCCACCCCAACACCCCAACCTGGAGGAACTGCTGCGCCAGCGCCTAGCCGAGCTGGACGCCCTGTTTGAAGCTGATGGggactag